A region of Vigna radiata var. radiata cultivar VC1973A chromosome 6, Vradiata_ver6, whole genome shotgun sequence DNA encodes the following proteins:
- the LOC106763282 gene encoding non-specific lipid-transfer protein A-like: MKMVFVSCFTIFVLVIATEASNGLTCEEEKALVMPCSDFVTKKTDEPSTLCCKGLNQIISLPPEEKLAACTCLKEAASHIPNLDKDRINNLPKACKLNLDYPISNDFDCNFIL, from the exons ATGAAGATGGTGTTTGTGTCATGTTTTACTATATTTGTGTTAGTAATTGCGACAGAGGCATCAAATGGCTTAACCTGTGAGGAAGAAAAAGCCTTAGTGATGCCATGCTCAGATTTTGTGACGAAGAAAACTGATGAACCTTCAACTCTTTGCTGCAAAGGATTGAACCAAATAATATCATTGCCACCTGAAGAAAAGCTTGCTGCATGTACGTGTCTTAAGGAAGCAGCCTCTCATATTCCTAACTTAGACAAAGACAGAATCAATAATCTTCCCAAAGCTTGTAAACTCAATCTTGATTATCCCATCTCCAATGACTTTGATTGCAATTT caTTCTCTAA
- the LOC106765255 gene encoding protein-tyrosine-phosphatase IBR5: MRKRERENPCGVCGHYHKYEEGEVCSICGHRIPVGSEKTSIQVSAFPSVILPEFLYLGSYDNASRSELLKTQGITRILNTVPSCQNLYKNSFTYHCLPDDKTLAFDEAIQFLELCEKEKERVLVHCMSGKSRSPAIVIAYLMKSKGWRLAQSYQWVKERRHSVELTPGVYQQLQEYEQKIYGPIDSGSSLLPSFSPTVLPSISFGFPKINDPAQLPSFSTAGTPSIFARPTLDIAPTEFTFGAGPMQKNVAGSPFNANQTNPNGTDIQMDGS, from the exons ATGAGGAAAAGGGAGAGAGAGAATCCCTGTGGGGTGTGTGGCCACTACCACAAATATGAAGAAGGGGAAGTGTGTTCCATTTGCGGTCACCGGATTCCAGTTGGATCGGAGAAAACTTCGATACAAGTTAGTGCTTTTCCTTCTGTGATTCTGCCCGAATTTCTTTACCTAGGAAGCTATGACAACGCATCACGTTCCGAGCTTCTCAAGACACAGGGGATTACTCGTATCCTCAAT ACTGTTCCTTCTTGTCAAAATCTCTACAAGAACTCATTTACCTATCACTGCCTCCCAGATGACAAAACTTTGGCATTTGATGAAGCAATTCAGTTTCTAG AGTTATGTGAGAAGGAAAAGGAGCGTGTTCTGGTTCATTGCATGTCAGGAAAGAGTAG GTCTCCAGCTATTGTGATTGCATACTTGATGAAGTCCAAAGGATGGAGACTTGCACAGAGTTATCAGTGGGTAAAGGAACGTAGACATTCGGTTGAACTAACTCCAG GTGTATACCAGCAACTACAAGAGTATGAGCAGAAGATCTATGGACCAATCGACAGTGGAAGCTCTCTGCTTCCCAGTTTCTCGCCAACAGTTCTTCCTTCAATTAGCTTTGGTTTCCCAAAGATCAACGATCCAGCTCAACTTCCTTCCTTCAGCACTGCTGGAACTCCTTCAATATTTGCCAGACCAACCCTAGACATTGCTCCTACAGAGTTTACATTTGGCGCTGGACCAATGCAGAAGAATGTGGCTGGAAGTCCCTTCAATGCCAACCAAACTAATCCAAATGGTACTGATATACAAATGGATGGCTCTTGA